The segment ACAAGGGCTTTGATAGTATAATCCTTGTTGTCATAGGCGTTTATATAAGTCTTAACCTGTGGAACATCTGCCAGGTGGAACGGACACTGCACCGATATAAATATAGTTGGAAGCTCGTTGACATAAAAAGGTATGTCCGGGGTCCCCTTGCTTGCAGGCCATTGGATCCTTTGATCGGTATTTGGGTTTACGCTTGCTATGTTTATTACAAGGTCATAGTTGTCGGTAAGGTCTGATATAGGTCTCTTTTGAGCATAAACCTTCCCAATCGCCTTTTTCATCTCTTCTTCCGGAAGCTTCATTATCTTTTCCGTGGGGGATTCCCAAACAGTCACTTCAAAACCTTCCTCTTCAAGGATGCCCTTCATTATCTCTAAGGCGCTGGGACCGCTTGAACCGATGAGCTTTCCAAATCCTCCTTCGGTGCCTTTGACATCTACAAGGAGCACTCTTTTATGGTTTTCTGCAGAAATCGGGAATATCTCCTGATTGTTTTTAACCAGAGTTATCGCCTTGTCAGCCACCTCTATGGCCGGCTTTTTGTTTTCTTCAAGTCCTATCCTTGCCATGGCTTGTTCTTTTGGAGGCAAGATTTCTTTCTTGTCTTTTTTGTGAAGCCCAAGTGTCGCCTTTGTGCCAAGTATCCTTGTCAATGCTTCGTTTAGCCTCTCTTCAGTTATGACTCCGTTTTTATACCCTTCCATCATCCATCTGAAATCTTCGTCCGGATCGTTAAAGAATAAGAATAGATCATTTCCTGCAGCTATTGCAGCCGGCACCATGTCTTTTCTCCTCATGGATCCGGTAAGGGCGACCATGTGGCTGGCATCTGTAACTACAAGGCCGTTAAAGCCCATCTTGCCTCTTAACAAGTCTATCAGTATGTACTTGCTTAAAGTTGCAGGCATCATAGCTTCCTGCAAGGTAGCATCCGGATTGAAGTGCCTTACGTAGCTTGGAAGGGAGATATGCCCTGCCATTATGGAAGGTATCCCCGCTTCAAAGAGCCCTGAATATACTTTGCCGAAAGTCTCGTCCCACTCTTCTGTTGAAAGGGAATTTACGCTAAAGGAGAGGTGCTGATCCCTTTCGTCTATTCCGTCGCCAGGGAAATGCTTTGCAGCTGGGGCGATTCCACTTTCTCTTATTCCCTTCATGTATTCAAGAGCAAGCTCTAATGTCTTATCTGGGTCATCGCAAAACGTCCTGGATGAAATAATCGGATTTCTCCAGTTTCGGTTGATATCAACGATTGGGGCAAAGCTCCAGTTGCAGCCAATTGCCGCCGCTTCCACTCCCGAGACTCTTCCCAGCTCGTAAGCGTATTTAGAATCGTTTGTGGCTGCGATCTTCACCTCTACTCCAACGTATGTTCCGTCTGTGCATGCTCCGTTGCCTCCAGACTCTGTATTTGCAGCGATGAGCAGAGGAATCTTGCTGTTCTCCTGCAGTACCCTATTCTGTTCGTATACTTCTTCAGCTTTGCCGGGGTTGTATCTAACTGCTCCTATGTGATATTTAGTTACCATTTCCTTAAGGTAATCTTCATCTCTGCTGGAGCCCATGTTAACAAATAGCTGCCCTATCTTTTCTTCATCAGTCATGGACGCAATTGTCTCATTTACCCATTTTATGTCCTCGTCCTTTAAGTTGTACGGTTTTGCCTTTAAATCTACCATTAAGTAATCCTCCTAAAACATATGTATGCTTTTATTTTTTTATCTTTATTAGCTCTTTATTTAGCGAATACAGAAGCTTATCATCAAATTTTTCAGGTGCCATTTCTGCTATCTGATCGATTTTCATTCCCTGAGCCATCCCAAACATCGGATGATCTTCAAATCCCGGGAAAAACCTATCCATTATCTTTTTGGTTTCAGGATTTTCAAAGAGCTCACCAAAGGAACAGTTCGTAGAGTAGAAGGCATCGCTTATTTCGATATCTTCGATTTCCACATCATCAAGATTCGGGGTCTCAAACCAATTTGCAACTACTCCACCCGATTGCTCCGGCGCTTGGTAGCTTTCATTTATGCTGTCAACTCTGTTAAACACCCCAGTGTCTGTATATTTGTTTTCACCCTCAACAGCTACTGCCTTTATTATGTTATATCCGTCTTTTAGCTCAATGTTTTTAAATATAAAGATCTTTTCGTCTTTTTCATCAAAGGAAATCTCTACTCCGTTAAAGGCAAGGCTTACCTTGTCGCAGTTTGAATATACCTTTACATCCATCTTTCTTCCGGGTCTGTCCACGTATCTTTTGCCTGCTATATGAACGAACTTTTCTTCAGACCAATAAGCTTTGTAAAGATAGAAGGCATCTTTTTTTATCTTTCTGTCATAGGTAACTAACCCTTTGTTGTTTCTTCCCTTTACCCCGCCTTCGTCTCTTATGTTTGCTCCGAAGTCAAACATGTTCCAAACGTAAGTAGACCATAGAAAAGGCCTATCTTTAAAAATCTTCCAAACTGTCTCATGGTAGAGGGCATGGTATTCCTCGCTGTAGTCTTTTACTTTTGGGTCATCGTTGTGGTACTGGATGATCCCTTCAGACCCGTATTCTGAGATTCCAAGCTTTACTCCTGGATTTTTCTTGTGAAACTCATCAATCCATGGTCCAAAATCTTCAGTCTTTCCCGTATACCACCCGTAATATTTGTTGTAGCCCACAGTGTCGGTGATGAAGTTATACTCATCTTCATCCTCTACGAACATTACATTAGCCATGGTAGTAAGCCTAGTTGGATCCTCGGCCTTGGCAATTTCATTAAGCTCTTTTACCACTTTTCTGACTTCCGGCCTGTCCCCACCTATTTGTATCTCGTTTTGCACACCCCAGAACATTATTGAAGGGTGGTTGAAATTTTGCCTTATGAGCTCTTTAAGCTGCAGCTTAGGGTTGATCCCTTCAGTCTCTGTTTTAGACATGATAGATATAAAGGGAATCTCTGCCCATACGATCATGCCTTCTCTGTCGCACAAATCGTAAAAGTATTGGTTATGCTGATAGTGGGCAAGCCTTATGGAGGTTGCTCCAACCTCTTTTATAAGAGCCATGTCCTCATCCTGCTCTTTACTTGTTATGGCCCAGCCCATGTCCTTTCTGTCCTGATGCCTTGAAACGCCGTTTAAAGGCAGATGCTTGCCATTTAAGAAAAATCCTTTTTCAGCATCCACATGAAAATACCTAGTTCCAAATGGTATCTCCAAGCTATCTATGGTATCGTTATAAGCTGTCAAAGAGCAAACGCCTTTATACATATGAGCGTCTTTTTTACCATCCCAAAGCTTTGGTTTTTCTATCTTTATATCTAGACTCTCTGTTTTAGTCTCCTTAGGAGATAAGATGACTTCTTTTGCTCCATATATAACCTTTTGACCATCTGCGTCATTTATGTCTATCCAAATCCTTACCTTTTTGTCTTCATCGCTGTCATTTGAAATCCTAGTCCTTACCTCAAGCTCTGCAACTTCATCCGTGACATTCTTTTGGATTATATATATCCCCTGTGAACCGTAATCCATTAAATCAAAATGAATGGGGTTTGTAATTACCAGATTTACATCTCTGTATAATCCACCGTAGAAGGTAAAGTCAGCCATTTGAGGATAAACATCGTCAAATACGGTATTGTCTACCCTAACCTCTAAATCATTCATCTCTCCAAATTTCAGAGTCTTTGTAACGTCAAATCTAAATGTAGAGTATCCTCCTCTATGCTGTCCCAAATGCCTTCCGTTGACATACACATCCGTTACGCTGTTAGATCCTTCAAATTCAAGAAAAACGCTGTTGGCTTCATCTGACTTTTCAATAAAAAAATCTTTTTTGTATATACATTCACCCTTGTAGTAATCAAAGCCATTTGCTCCGTCTATTGCATTCCACGTATGAGGAATCGATACTTTAACAGGCTTTTGTCCTTCTCTAACAAACTCCCAACCATCATTCATTTGAATTTTTCTACGCATTTTACCACTCCTTTGATTTTGCCGCTTATGCTTGGCATTTCCAAGGCGCTGTAAGCGGTTGCATCTTTTAAGGTTATTATATTATACAGAAATGAAGTTTTATCATACAATATTGCCGCAATTAGCATTTGTATTGCATTCATGGATTATTTGTGATATTAATAAAGAAAAGAACTCAGGTGATATTATGGATATTAAAGACAATAGCTTAAACACATCCTTGCAAGGACTGGTAAATTCCCTGCATTCAGTCTCAAAAATAGATGTTCGTTTTTATGACATGGATTTTGATCTTGCCGTATTTCAAGTAGGGGGGGCAATTCCAGAAGCTCTCAGTTTAGACAACATTGACTTGGAGCACATGAAAAGATCCTTAATCTCCGAAAGAGATATCTGTTGCTACTACATAAACTCATTTCGGTTAGAATACGTTGCTTCAGGCTACTACCACCAAGGCGCTTTGGCCGGTTTTTTAGTTGTCGGTCCATTTCTATCATTGATTCCAGATTTAAGCTTTATAAGCGATATAATATATAAGAACAAATTTCCGGTTAGCGAAAGAAATGCTCTCCGGCAGTTTTATCAATCACTATCAGTACTTAGCAACAACGACATAAACGCTCTTTCTTATGCTGTTTCCAATATGACCGCTAAAGAAGCCTCGCCTCCCAAGGTGGCAATAGCTGATGTTTCAACGCCATTTAAAACCGTAGAAGCACTGAAGGATAAAGTGGAGGAGAATAATGCAATAGTAGAGGCTCGGTATGAACACGAAAAGCGATTCCTTGACTCAATCACCATGGGAGATTTGGATAAAGTTAAAGATTTAAATAAAAAATCAGCAATTTTTTTCTCGATTCCGGACAGGATTCCAAACGACCCTACTCGCTCATTTAAGAACCTGCTATTTGTTTTAAACACCCTTTGCCGTACGGCTGCCAGAAAAGGGGGAGTCAATCCAATATACATTCACAACCTGTCGGAAAAGTTTGCGATCATGATTGAAAAGGCCCCAAATCTGCCTTTTTTAAAGCAGCTCTCCGAGATCATACCCATCGAATACTGCGAACTGGTACAAAGCCATTCTACTTCCGGCTACAGTCCTATTGTAAGACAAGCTATAGACTATATAAACCTAAACCTTGAAAGCAGCCTTAATTTAACCGAAATTGCCGATACCATACCGGCAAACCCTTCTCACCTATCGAGAAAGTTCAAGGCAGAAACAGGACACACCGTAACTGAATACATAAACCTGCAGAGGATTAAAGAAGCCAAGCTTCTACTTGAACAAAATGACATGTCAATTACAGACGTCGCTTTTATAGTAGGCTTTAACGATCTAAACTACTTCACCAGGGTCTTTAAAAAGATGACTCAAATTACCCCATCACAATATGCAAAGACTAAAAACGCCACTGAAACCTAGTGTTCAGTGGCGTTTTGGGGTCGGTGTTTTTTTTGGTATTCCTTAGGCGTTATCCTGTAAGCCTTTTTAAAGGCCTTTAAAAACGAGGTATAATCGGTAAATCCGCACTCCATGCAGGCATGAGTTACCATCCACCCTTCTTTTATAAGCTCTTTGGCATGATCAAGCCTCTTTTGCATAAGAAAATTATAGATTGTAGTTCCTGTATACTCCTTAAAAAGTCTTGCTATATATCCCGGGCTCAGATATACCTGGGACGTTATGATGCTCATATCTAGTGCCGGGTCTGTAAAATTTTTATTTATATACTCTATTATCTGCCCTACCTCAGGATTTTTCATTGCAATTCTAGATCTTTTGTCCCTGTTCATGATATCTAAAAAAGTTATCATAAGCTCCATTGTATGGCACTGAAGAAGGGCTCGCCCCACTTCTTCCTTTCGCTCGCCGGCATAGAAGATCCTATCCAATAAACCCCTAAGCCTCCATCTGCTCTCTTGACTGCATTCACGAACACAGGGTTCATTTAAAAAATCAAAACGATTTGACTCTATCTTGTAATTTCCGATTATGCTCTCTATATATTTTGGGTCTATATGCAGCACGAATCGCTCATACTTTAAGCTCTGCTCCTCTACGATCGTGCAGTGTAAAAGACCTTTGGGCACGATGACTATGCTTCCTTTGTCCACCGGATACCTTGCACCTTCTGCAGATATGGATATCTTGCCCTCAAGCACGAACATCACCTCTATAAAATCGTGACTGTGGAGAAAGAAGCTGCCTGGCTTTTCATCAGAAAAATACAGCAAATTCAAACCTTCCTCAACGTATATTTTTGGAATTGGTTTATTGTATAATGGAAATTCTTGTGGATTATTCATCTGCTTTATCCAACCTTTCAATAACAAATCTCTTCTAAGCTGGTTTTTATCCGCTTAGTTCCTTACAGCAAAATAACGTTCCGTATAACAGAATATATTTTTCTTATCAAAAAGTCAATATATGCAAGGTTCTAAGCTTTTTTTGCAATGATTCTGCTCTTGCTCCGTACTATAATCATAACCATGAACTCGATTACACATATAAAGGGGAGAAGAAGAACATGAAAATCAACAAAAAACTATTGGCAATTGGCCTTATCGGCTTAATGCTAACCGGAACATTTACAGGATGCGGTGGTTCATCTAACGACACTCAGGATAATGGAGACCAGGGTTCTTACGAGGGAAGCTACAACCTAGAAGAAGTAGAAAACAGACAAATCTCAATTGTAGACAGAATGGGCGAAAATCACATCATGGGTCGTACTCAGATTAAATTTGCCGAAACCATTGAAGAGCTAAGCGGCGGAAAGATCACCCACGTAAAGTACCTAAGCGGTGAAATCGAAACAGGCGGAACCCATATCAGAGACATGTTCTCAGACGGCATAGTCGATTCTGCCAGAGGGCAGCTTGAACTTATGGATTACTACGGATACAAAAAAGGAAGCGTTTTTGGACTTCCATACATGATAGCCGACAGGGATCACTTCTGGAACTTTGCTGATTCAGACCTTGGACAGGAAGTTTTAGATGACATCAATTCTCAAGGTTGGGGACTGGTAGCATTAAGCTACATAGAAGAAGGTGCCCGTCACTTCTTTACTACAAGCGACATGGACTCTTACCACGATCTTGCAGGTAGAAAAATAAGAGTTCAACCATCAGACATTTATGTAAACCTCGTTGAAACTTTCGGTGGATCAGCTACTCCTATCGCATGGCCTGAGGTTTACGGAGCATTATCTACAGGCGTAGTAGACGGAGCAGAAAATCCTTATTCCGGATATCAGGCAAGCCTTTTAAACGAAGTCGCGCCATACATACTTGAAGACGGACATATATTTGCAGGCGGGTTTTTAGCAGTAAGTGAAAAGCTTTGGAACGACTTAAGCGATACTGAAAAAGAAATCTTTATGGAAGCCGCCCAAGTGGCCAGTGATTACAACAGAGAGCAAAACCAGACTGACGAAGAAAACATTAAAGCAAGACTTATAGAAGAAGGCGTCAAAATCATTGAGCTTACCGAAGAAGAAAAAGAAGAAATTTTTGAAATGGTTCAGCCAATGTATGAAAAATTTGCAGCAGACTACTTGGATTTAATCGAAGAAATCCGCGCACTTAGATAATGACATTGCCTTGCACCTAAAAGTGCAAGGCAAAATTTTTGTAAATTCAACAGGAGGTTTTAGTATGTCCATCGAAAAGGGAATCGATCGTCTCTTCAAAATCATAAACGTCGTATGCCGTCTCTTATTGCTCACTATCTTCATAGTTATGTGGGTGGTCGTGTTCGGTCGCTACTTACTCAACAAGACTCCTATCTGGGGGGAAGAGCTGGTTTTGCTGGCACTTGTTTGGCTTGGAATGCTAAGCGGCGCTGATGCTCTTAGAAACGACCTTCATATCAAGATTACGATCATTGACAAGTACGTATCTACAAAGTTCTTATCCGTTCAGGAAGTAATATACGACATCTTAATTACAGCAGTGTCTGCAGCACTTCTTTACTACGCTGTTGTAGCTACTGCAAATACTACGGACATTAATTATATGGGTCTGAAGATTTCAGAAGCCTTTGCATATGCAGCTATGCCTGCAGGCTACGGATTGTTCTTGGTCGTAAAGTTTGAAAAGTATTATAAAAAATTTAAAAATCGTTTGAAGCACAAGGAGGCAAATTGATGGATACTCAAACTATTGGCATATTGATGCTCTTAGGCATTTTTTTATTTTTGCTCTTCATGCGCATGGAAATCTTATTTTCGATACTGATTGCCAGCGTGTGCACCATGCTGTACTTGGAATTACCCCTATCAATAGTGATAACAAGGGGCCTTGCTACGATACGCTCTTACGGCATGCTTGCGATACCTCTATTCATCATCGCCGGAGAGGTCTTGTCTGACGGCAGCCTATCGGAAAAGATCATAGAATTTGTTGAAGCTTTGATTGGATGGGTCCGGGGAGGCATGGCCATGGTAAATATAGCTGCCAGTACTTTTTTTGGCGGAATTTCCGGTTCTCCACTGGCCGACATATCTTCTTTGGGAACTGTGCTCATACCTATGATGAAAAAACAGGGGTATGACGAAGAATTCGCCACCAACATTACCATAACCAGTGCTCAGCAAGGACTTATGATCCCTCCAAGCCACAATATGATAATCTACGCAATGGCTGCAGGAGGCGTGGCATCGGTCAGCAAGCTTTTTCTTGCAGGCATAGTTCCCGGGCTGCTGTTGGCACTTGTCCTTATGATTTATTCTTTTTACTGTGCGATCAAAAGAGGCTATCCTAAAGGCGAACCATTTAACTTTATTAAATTGGTAAAAACCTTTTTCTCTTCTTTTTGGGGACTTATGACCTTGGTAATCATCATCGTTGGTGCCACTACAGGGGTCTTCACCGCTACTGAATCAGCTGCAATAGCTATCTTATGGGCGCTGTTCGTAACTACATTTATCTATAGGGACATGACACCCAAGCGTTTTTGGGATCTTTTAGGCAGGTGCGTAATCACTGTCTCCAGATTGCTTATCGTCATGGGGGTTTCTGCAAGCTTCGGCTTCATCATAGCTTTTTTAAGGGTCCCACAAATGCTTTCAGGGCTTATATATAACTTTACCGAAAACCCTGTAGTAATAATGCTTATAATCAACCTGATTTTAATACTTTTAGGAATGATCATGGACATGGGTTCAATTCTTATCATAACGACGCCGATATTCTTGCCTATCGCCATGAGCATAGGGGTCGATCCCGTCCATTTTGGAATCATAATGATCTTCAACCTGGCTATCGGAATGATGACTCCACCTGTAGGAGGAGCTCTTATGGTAGGTCATTTGATATCCGGAGTGAAGCTGGAACGAATGTACGTAACTCTTATACCATTTTTTATAATAATGGGAGTAACCCTTATTGTAATAACATTTTTCCCTGCAATCGTCATGACATTGCCTAACTTGATTTCGTGACCATAATATTATCCTTAGGAGTGATTTAATGAATAAAAAGATAGACATACATCTTCATGTGGCTTATGACGGACTGGATGGATTTTTTGAACCTTACTACTTTGCAGATGGAAAAACCATGAAACAGTACATGGAAGACAACGATATAGATCATGGATTGATTCTTTCCGGCGGAGAAAATTCCGGTCATTTCAGCCAAAACATCGACGCTTGCGCTCTAGCCCACAAATACCCTGAAACCTTTTCCTGGCTGTGCAACATAGATGTAACAAATCAAAAGGATCTCGTAGAGAGGCTTACCCATTATAAGGCTTTAAATGCCAAAGGCGTAGGAGAGTTTACCGCTAACTATAGGATAGACGACCCTAAAGTCGAAGCTGTCTTGTCTGCTTGCCAAGAACTTGAGCTTCCTTTTCTCTTTCACATGAGCCCAAAGCCCGGCTTTAATTACGGAATAGTTGACAAACCTGGTCTTCCTCTCTTGGAAAAGGCATTGATAAAGTTTCCTAAGCTAACTATAGTCGGGCATTCTCAGCCCTTTTGGTATGAAATAGGGGGAGACATGCCTATGGACTATGAGACTCGAAACGAGTATCCTACCGGACAAGTAAAGCCTGGCGGCAGGCTTCCGGAGCTTTTGGAAAAATACCCAAACCTCTATGGAGATCTATCTGCCAACAGCGGCGGAAACGCAATAATTCGAGATCCTGAGTTTGGCTATGCTTTCCTTGAAAGGTTTCAGGATCAGCTGATGTTCGGCACAGATATGGTAAATACGGATATGCACTTCCCCTTAGGAAGCTTTTTGGATGAAGCTCTGGAAAAGAGTAAAATATCCAAGGATGCTTATGAGAAGATCTGTTTTAAAAATGCTCAAAGGGTGTTTAATCTAAATTACTAAAAACTATAAAAGCGGCAATCCCCATGGATGCCGCTTTTATAGTCTATTTATATAATGTTTCTTGCTTCCTTGCCTTCTTCCGATCTCGTCTCTTTATTGCTCGACAGTCCTTTTTTCATCATAAATGCTAAAGGCAGTCCAAGAACCATCAGTAAAGTCGCTATTATGTTTATCTCGTTTATGCTCAAAACCGTAGCTTGAGAGTATGCAACAACAGCTTCCCCTCCTTCTACAATAACAGATTCCATGTTTGCCAAAGTCCTTGATGTTAGCATAGACCCAAATATACCTAAGGCAAAAGCCCCTACCGCCTGTCTCGTCCAGTTGTTTATAGCCGATGCATGTCCCGACAACATAGCGGGCACTACCTGCATCCCCAAGTTCATGGCAGGCATGGCCGACAGGGATATTCCTAGGTTTCTAACCGTCATCCAAAACGTTACGTACATCTTGCTAGTCTCAAGGCTTAGTCTTCCCATCTGCCAGGTTCCCAACGCTATTACAAGAGCTCCAGCCACTATTAGCTTGTAAGGATCCACCCTATCGTAGGCCTTTCCCACAAACGGCATAGATAAAGCCATGATCAGAGAAGATGGAAAGAGTATCATACCGGCATCAACGGGGGACAATTCCTGTACAGTCTGCAAAAACACAGGAATCAGTATAGCACCCGCATATATTGATATACTAATTACGCAGCTTATTATTATGCTTATAGTAAATACTTTATTTTTAAACAGATTCACGTCAAGCATCGGAGCCTCAATCTTGGATTCCCTGTAAAAAAACACTGCCAGAAACAGAATTCCTATGAGAATAAAACTCATAAATTTGGCGGAGATGATTCCCCACTGAGAAATCGAGCTAAATGCAATAAGTAAAGGAAGCGTCCCTGCAATGCTTGTTATAAACCCGGCCAAATCAAATGATTTGTCCCTGGAAACCTGCTCATGAGGAAGATGCTTAAATGCCAGAACCAGCGCAATGGCTCCTGTGGGTATATTTATTACAAATATAGACTGCCAGCTAAAGTAAGAAATCAGCCAACCGCCTAAGGTTGGGCCAATAGCCGGAGCAAGCATAGCAGCAAGTGTCCAAGTACTAAGTGCATTTGCCTGACGTTTTGGTTCAAGCATTTGATATATCAATGCAACTGAAGCCGGGGCCAGTATGCCGCTGAATATACCTTGAAGGACCCTAAATATTATCAAAGAGTATATATCCCAAGAGAATACTATAAGCACAGAAACGACAAGCAAGCATATGAGTGTCAATATATACAGCCTTCTGTAGCTGAGCTTTTCCCCTAAGTATCCTGTTAGGGGCGCTACAGTACCCATGGCAAGCATGAACCCGGACATGGTCCATTTGACCAAGTCAAGACTTGCATCAAACTCCTGTGTCAATACAGGTATTGCGATGCTAATTGTGGTAGATCCCAAGGCAGCCAAAAAAGCTCCTAAAAATACCACCGACATCAAAGGAGCATACTTTTCACTTTTATCCATCAAATCCTCCTGATAATATGCAAATTGAATTACTCTTGTTCAATTCTACCACGAACATGTTGGAATAAATATGTCTTAATTGCTTAAAATATTGCAATTGTTGCTATGTTTGACCCCATATGTATCTTCAAAATCATATATTAAACATATAAGAGCAGCAGACCTATTGTGGTCGCTGCTCATATATTATAATATCTTACTCTAATTTCCCTTGTACCCAAAGGCTTTTGAGAGCTCTTCTTTCATTTTTATTACTTCAGCTGCCAGTTCCTCAATCCTCTCATCGCTCATCCTGATTATAGGCGCGGATATGCTA is part of the Alkalibacter saccharofermentans DSM 14828 genome and harbors:
- a CDS encoding AraC family transcriptional regulator produces the protein MDIKDNSLNTSLQGLVNSLHSVSKIDVRFYDMDFDLAVFQVGGAIPEALSLDNIDLEHMKRSLISERDICCYYINSFRLEYVASGYYHQGALAGFLVVGPFLSLIPDLSFISDIIYKNKFPVSERNALRQFYQSLSVLSNNDINALSYAVSNMTAKEASPPKVAIADVSTPFKTVEALKDKVEENNAIVEARYEHEKRFLDSITMGDLDKVKDLNKKSAIFFSIPDRIPNDPTRSFKNLLFVLNTLCRTAARKGGVNPIYIHNLSEKFAIMIEKAPNLPFLKQLSEIIPIEYCELVQSHSTSGYSPIVRQAIDYINLNLESSLNLTEIADTIPANPSHLSRKFKAETGHTVTEYINLQRIKEAKLLLEQNDMSITDVAFIVGFNDLNYFTRVFKKMTQITPSQYAKTKNATET
- a CDS encoding AraC family transcriptional regulator, which encodes MKGWIKQMNNPQEFPLYNKPIPKIYVEEGLNLLYFSDEKPGSFFLHSHDFIEVMFVLEGKISISAEGARYPVDKGSIVIVPKGLLHCTIVEEQSLKYERFVLHIDPKYIESIIGNYKIESNRFDFLNEPCVRECSQESRWRLRGLLDRIFYAGERKEEVGRALLQCHTMELMITFLDIMNRDKRSRIAMKNPEVGQIIEYINKNFTDPALDMSIITSQVYLSPGYIARLFKEYTGTTIYNFLMQKRLDHAKELIKEGWMVTHACMECGFTDYTSFLKAFKKAYRITPKEYQKKHRPQNATEH
- a CDS encoding TRAP transporter small permease translates to MSIEKGIDRLFKIINVVCRLLLLTIFIVMWVVVFGRYLLNKTPIWGEELVLLALVWLGMLSGADALRNDLHIKITIIDKYVSTKFLSVQEVIYDILITAVSAALLYYAVVATANTTDINYMGLKISEAFAYAAMPAGYGLFLVVKFEKYYKKFKNRLKHKEAN
- a CDS encoding amidohydrolase family protein: MNKKIDIHLHVAYDGLDGFFEPYYFADGKTMKQYMEDNDIDHGLILSGGENSGHFSQNIDACALAHKYPETFSWLCNIDVTNQKDLVERLTHYKALNAKGVGEFTANYRIDDPKVEAVLSACQELELPFLFHMSPKPGFNYGIVDKPGLPLLEKALIKFPKLTIVGHSQPFWYEIGGDMPMDYETRNEYPTGQVKPGGRLPELLEKYPNLYGDLSANSGGNAIIRDPEFGYAFLERFQDQLMFGTDMVNTDMHFPLGSFLDEALEKSKISKDAYEKICFKNAQRVFNLNY
- a CDS encoding TRAP transporter substrate-binding protein, which gives rise to MKINKKLLAIGLIGLMLTGTFTGCGGSSNDTQDNGDQGSYEGSYNLEEVENRQISIVDRMGENHIMGRTQIKFAETIEELSGGKITHVKYLSGEIETGGTHIRDMFSDGIVDSARGQLELMDYYGYKKGSVFGLPYMIADRDHFWNFADSDLGQEVLDDINSQGWGLVALSYIEEGARHFFTTSDMDSYHDLAGRKIRVQPSDIYVNLVETFGGSATPIAWPEVYGALSTGVVDGAENPYSGYQASLLNEVAPYILEDGHIFAGGFLAVSEKLWNDLSDTEKEIFMEAAQVASDYNREQNQTDEENIKARLIEEGVKIIELTEEEKEEIFEMVQPMYEKFAADYLDLIEEIRALR
- a CDS encoding glycoside hydrolase family 3 protein, which encodes MVDLKAKPYNLKDEDIKWVNETIASMTDEEKIGQLFVNMGSSRDEDYLKEMVTKYHIGAVRYNPGKAEEVYEQNRVLQENSKIPLLIAANTESGGNGACTDGTYVGVEVKIAATNDSKYAYELGRVSGVEAAAIGCNWSFAPIVDINRNWRNPIISSRTFCDDPDKTLELALEYMKGIRESGIAPAAKHFPGDGIDERDQHLSFSVNSLSTEEWDETFGKVYSGLFEAGIPSIMAGHISLPSYVRHFNPDATLQEAMMPATLSKYILIDLLRGKMGFNGLVVTDASHMVALTGSMRRKDMVPAAIAAGNDLFLFFNDPDEDFRWMMEGYKNGVITEERLNEALTRILGTKATLGLHKKDKKEILPPKEQAMARIGLEENKKPAIEVADKAITLVKNNQEIFPISAENHKRVLLVDVKGTEGGFGKLIGSSGPSALEIMKGILEEEGFEVTVWESPTEKIMKLPEEEMKKAIGKVYAQKRPISDLTDNYDLVINIASVNPNTDQRIQWPASKGTPDIPFYVNELPTIFISVQCPFHLADVPQVKTYINAYDNKDYTIKALVDKMMGRSEFMGVSPVDAFCGFEDTRF
- a CDS encoding glycoside hydrolase family 2 protein, coding for MRRKIQMNDGWEFVREGQKPVKVSIPHTWNAIDGANGFDYYKGECIYKKDFFIEKSDEANSVFLEFEGSNSVTDVYVNGRHLGQHRGGYSTFRFDVTKTLKFGEMNDLEVRVDNTVFDDVYPQMADFTFYGGLYRDVNLVITNPIHFDLMDYGSQGIYIIQKNVTDEVAELEVRTRISNDSDEDKKVRIWIDINDADGQKVIYGAKEVILSPKETKTESLDIKIEKPKLWDGKKDAHMYKGVCSLTAYNDTIDSLEIPFGTRYFHVDAEKGFFLNGKHLPLNGVSRHQDRKDMGWAITSKEQDEDMALIKEVGATSIRLAHYQHNQYFYDLCDREGMIVWAEIPFISIMSKTETEGINPKLQLKELIRQNFNHPSIMFWGVQNEIQIGGDRPEVRKVVKELNEIAKAEDPTRLTTMANVMFVEDEDEYNFITDTVGYNKYYGWYTGKTEDFGPWIDEFHKKNPGVKLGISEYGSEGIIQYHNDDPKVKDYSEEYHALYHETVWKIFKDRPFLWSTYVWNMFDFGANIRDEGGVKGRNNKGLVTYDRKIKKDAFYLYKAYWSEEKFVHIAGKRYVDRPGRKMDVKVYSNCDKVSLAFNGVEISFDEKDEKIFIFKNIELKDGYNIIKAVAVEGENKYTDTGVFNRVDSINESYQAPEQSGGVVANWFETPNLDDVEIEDIEISDAFYSTNCSFGELFENPETKKIMDRFFPGFEDHPMFGMAQGMKIDQIAEMAPEKFDDKLLYSLNKELIKIKK
- a CDS encoding TRAP transporter large permease, which gives rise to MDTQTIGILMLLGIFLFLLFMRMEILFSILIASVCTMLYLELPLSIVITRGLATIRSYGMLAIPLFIIAGEVLSDGSLSEKIIEFVEALIGWVRGGMAMVNIAASTFFGGISGSPLADISSLGTVLIPMMKKQGYDEEFATNITITSAQQGLMIPPSHNMIIYAMAAGGVASVSKLFLAGIVPGLLLALVLMIYSFYCAIKRGYPKGEPFNFIKLVKTFFSSFWGLMTLVIIIVGATTGVFTATESAAIAILWALFVTTFIYRDMTPKRFWDLLGRCVITVSRLLIVMGVSASFGFIIAFLRVPQMLSGLIYNFTENPVVIMLIINLILILLGMIMDMGSILIITTPIFLPIAMSIGVDPVHFGIIMIFNLAIGMMTPPVGGALMVGHLISGVKLERMYVTLIPFFIIMGVTLIVITFFPAIVMTLPNLIS